One Citrus sinensis cultivar Valencia sweet orange chromosome 5, DVS_A1.0, whole genome shotgun sequence genomic window, attGAAAGGGAACTAGACCCTGGATGGCGAAGGCCTAGGCCCGCAGGAGGAGATAATATATGCGGGTTTCATTCATGCAATCTAAGAACTAAAGAAGCAACCTATTTCCCAACGCCCATGGCTTCAATAAGGAGCTTCGGCAAATGGACCGTTGATCATCAAATTTGCCCACAACACACCACAATACAAGCAAAGCAAGCTGTTGTCTCAATACCCATTTCAAGAAGAGCAGCAGCAATTCTGATATCTTCACTCCCATTTAGCGTCATTTCACTACCCAAATGCTCAGAAGCAAGAGAGAGACGCAACAAGAAAGCCATCCCACTTGAAGACTATCATACTACTTGTAACTTCGAACTTTCTTTTCAAACCCCATTTCAAGAAATAGTTGGCTTTAATTTCCAGTGATTTTGGCGCACTGCATCTAAGAAATACGCATTACAAAATAACAAAGCATTTGATAATTGACATTTGATTTTGCAGCTGATGGGTTGAAATACTATGATATTGTTGAGGGAAAAGGCCCAGTAGCTCAAAAAGGATCAACAGTTCAGGTTGGTTTAAACTTTAAAGTAGAATTTCAaagatatattattattgtattcaCTTTTTCAGTAGTACTACCACGTACAAACGTGACGCGGCATTTAAATTGTGGAGTGGAAACACAAATTTtgtagaaataaaagaaaataaatacatgtgaGAAAGCCTGGCTGTATATGGTACCATcacatttgtttgttttgagtAGAGAgttgtattatatataattgacTTGTTTTCTGCCTTTTTTTGAATCTGTGCTACTTACTTTTTCCTCTTAGGTGCACTTTGATTGTATTTTCCGGGGTATCACTGCTGTGTCAAGTCGAGAATCTAAACTTTTAGCCGGAAATCGTAGCATTGCAGAGGTATATTTAGGATTTGTCTATATCTACTGAGGTTCTGCTTAACTTTGAGAGTACAACACTTCAATACCTATGGTGTTTGATAAACACACAATTTCACTTGCCACTCATCAATTTATGTTTGATAGTTAGTGATTTCATTCCATGGCAGCTTACCTCGATCACAAACATAACCCTTTTCAGCTGAAAGTTGTGTCTCGTGTGTTTGTCTATCTAATCTCTCTCTTATTTTACATATTCTCATGCTTTATGCAGCCATATGAGTTCAAAGTTGGAGGTCCTCCTGGTAAAGAACGAAAGCGTGAATTTGTAGACAACCCAAATGGTCTTTTTTCTGCACAAGCTGCACCAAAACCCCCACCAGCAATGTACTCAGTAACAGAAGGGATGAAAGTAGGAGGCAAGGTGAAAACATCTTCAAAATTTCTTATGGCTTTATATGCACAATCAATGCTTCACATTAGAATCCATAGGCCTATTGTCTTGCTATTTCGTCACCATTTTCTTATCTCTTTGCAGAGGACTGTGATTGTTCCTCCAGAGGCAGgttatgataaaaaaagaatgaatgaGATACCGGTAAAACCCTAGTCctcaattcttttctttctttctttgattaCAAATTGTGAAAATTTGAAGCTATAAAGTGTCTATGTTTTAGCCGGGAGCTACATTTGAGCTGAATATTGAGCTTTTACAAGTAAAGCCACCCGAAGGAAAGTAAAGCGTTGTCTGGATCACGGGTGTTTCATGGTGaatgaaattcttttgattCCATCGGTCAAGGGAATTTGTATGGCTGCAATGCATATTATTCATTCTCAGTTCTCAAGGAGTGGTTTAACCAAAAGCCCCAACTTCATAGCACATAAATTTatgtctcttttttttttgtattttttagatgtccttgaaacaaaataatgttTTGATTAAGGTTCTTAAATTTCTAGTTTCCGCGAAGGCTTTTTGTATTGGAAACTAATAATGAACTAATAAATACAACAGAACGTGAGAGGTAAAGCAAAATTCTTAGCTCGGCCAATTAAGTTGCATTCAGCAGGATCCCAGTACTCATTTTACCTATGTAATGTAAAAGTTCTACAGCAAAATGACAACATAAATCGAAGTTAGTGCAGCAATATCCTTAAATAACAGAATTCCGTCCTGAAGCACGACTTCACCAGCTTCGGTGGATGACTCAAAGCAATAAACCTAAAACTATTCTTTTATATCTCATCAATAAGCTCCAGAAGATTTTCGACCTCCTGCCTCAGAGCTGTAATTTTCTGCTGCTGGGCAGCAACCCGGTTTTCACTATCCCGTATCCCTGTCTTCTTCTCATAGCAGTCCACCACAGTGGAGTGCTTAGCCATTACCTTCTCTTGCAGATCTTTCTCCTTGGCAACCAGCTCCTCCACCTACATATACAACCAATGTTTATTAGATTTCCCAGATAACAGAGGCATCACCGTATAGCAGCATCCTAGTCATGTACAAGAAGCAAAGGAACTTAATATTTCCACGTCacaatttgaataaaaatccAGTATTTTTTTCGGAAACAGCTAACTTGGTCAAATAACATACTGCTAAAACTTCATGCGTAAAGGCAGCATCACTTGAAGATTGAGAATGTAAAAGAGAGCATAAAGTGAATGCTGATCAGACCTTGGGCAATATTTGTGAAGCTGCCGATGAAGATTGCAAGAATGACAGCACAAGCTTCAACTCCTTTGAAAGCTCTTTTAACAAACCATCGGCTGCTTTACGAGCTGCTTTGCAAGCTTGGACATCCCCTGTCCTAGAAAGATCACGCAGTGATGCTTCCAGCTTATCATGCGTTGTTAAGCATCGATTGATAACATTTTCAACTTGTTGAATTGCTGCTTGAACCTGAAATTATGAGAAGCAAAGCTTGTGATGATGGCCTAATCTaaagtatatattttcatGCTAGATTGAAACTTAACCCAGCACATCATACTTACTTCATCCCACTGCAATCTTGCCAAATAAGCTGCAGATGATTTGGAAATTGACATGTCAACATGCATATATACGATGCCAGCaacaaaaagagagaaaaagccaaaaattaacataaatggCTCTCTAAGCATTGAAAGTTTGGAGAACTTGTAATAGACCTGCGAAATAAAAAGTGATTGCAACATCAGCAAGAATGATGACTTTGCAAGGTGATGATGTCATACATGCAATTGAACGTAATGTTGGCTTCATTCAAATGTTATCACCGAAGGACTTCAATCACATTCAAGACAGGAGATAAGAATACCTGGAAAAATTGATTATGCTCTGGCACAACATTAGTCTTTTGCAGCACAACCACAGGTCTACCAGTAAGATCCAAATGTGACAATTTGGTCTACATTGAATCATAATCACAATTAGTGGAAAATGATAGAGCTCTGTTTCAAACTCTACACATAAACATATACAAGACTAggataaaaataagtaaaaaaatgaaaatattggaTGTATCTAAACAAAGAATGAAGaggttttatataaaaatgttTGTACCTCTTCCCACTGATTTACAGGAAATGGAGCAGAAACAGATATATCTCCAGAACCCTCGGGCAAAACAACCTGTAAGCCAAAAATACTCAGTCAGGACAGCAGGGTAGAAACCACCAGGATGCAATTCatgtttttcaaattgtctAGTAGCTTATTGTGGCATTTGACTGTTTGCAAATTGATTTGGTGGCTCCATAATGTGTATATTAATTAACCCAGTAAGTTTTGGACTTAAGATAGTCCAGCCTCATGTGGCCTTTGTTTCTCATAATCAAGTAAGTTCTGAAGGGACGGTTGCAAGTGGGTAGATGTAGAAAAACGATTTGCCAGCAACTAATCACATAATGACAAGATatgaaaactaaaattttatgggTTAATGAGTTTGTAGAggttattttaatagatttaatgaGGGCTCAATTAAACAATATTTAAACCACCCATACGGTTACTGTGGGCTTTTATAATTCTCAAagttaaagttttaaatttttt contains:
- the LOC102627743 gene encoding peptidyl-prolyl cis-trans isomerase FKBP18, chloroplastic, with the translated sequence MASIRSFGKWTVDHQICPQHTTIQAKQAVVSIPISRRAAAILISSLPFSVISLPKCSEARERRNKKAIPLEDYHTTSDGLKYYDIVEGKGPVAQKGSTVQVHFDCIFRGITAVSSRESKLLAGNRSIAEPYEFKVGGPPGKERKREFVDNPNGLFSAQAAPKPPPAMYSVTEGMKVGGKRTVIVPPEAGYDKKRMNEIPPGATFELNIELLQVKPPEGK